The Treponema phagedenis DNA segment CCGGCGTGGATTTGGATGCAACCGCAAAAGAAACTTATGAATACAACAATCCTCAAAGTGTTTTTATTGAGGCGGATATAAAGAAATTGGAAACAGGGTATTTTGAACATACTTTTAAAATTAAAAAAAATGATGACAGCTTAATTTTTGTCGGTTGCAGTCCTTGCCAATTTTACAGCATTATAAATACCGATAAAAAGAAATCATTGCAATCAAAGGATTTATTGTTGGATTTTGCCCGCTTTGTTGAGTATTACAAACCCGGATATGTCCTTGTTGAAAATGTTCCGGGAATTCGCACAAACAAAGAAAGCATATTGCCCGAGTTCCTTTTAAAATTGAAAAATATTGGTTACGAAAAAATCGTGTACAAAGTTATTGATATGGCTTATTACGGCGTGCCACAGCACAGAAAGCGATTTTCGTTGATTGCCACTCGTCTTAAGAATGTTACCGTTGATTTACCGGTACCGGAAAAAAAGATAATTAATCTTTCAAGCGTCATCGGTGTTAAAAACGGATTTCCGCCGGTAAAGGCGGGGAACAAGGATAGAAGCGATTTTAATCATACCGTTTCGGGATTAAGCGCTAAATGCTTGGCACGGTTAAAAAAGACAAAACATAACGGAGGCAGTCGATCGGACTGGGCGGATGATCCGGAACTCCAGTTAAAGTGTTTTGTCGGCAAAGACAGCGCTTTTCAAGACACATACGGACGCATGCGATGGGATAGACCGGCTCCGACAATCACAACAAAATTTTTCAGTATCTCAAACGGGCGTTTTGGACATCCCGAAGAAAACAGAGCTCTTTCCATACGAGAAGGTGCAACATTACAAACTTTTCCTAAAAACTATGTATTTAAAACAAATAATATTTCTACGGCGGCAAGGTTAATTGGAAATGCTGTTCCGCCCGAATATGCACGGAGATTAGGGGAAGTGATAAATAAAAGCGGAGATACAATATGAAACGGCATTTTTCAATTACACCGAGAATTATAGCTCACTTCGGGGAAGATTTGATAAAAAATGAAAGTATTGCAATTCTTGAATTGGTAAAGAATTCTTATGATGCATGTGCTTCAAAATGCAAAGTTGAATTTACTTCCGAAAATAAAATGATAAAAAAAATTGTTATTTCCGATGACGGAACGGGTATGAATGCGGACACCATACAAAATGTTTGGTTAGTGATAGGTACGGATCATAAAAAAACGACAAAAAAAAACGAATGCGGGCGCTACCCGTTAGGTGAAAAAGGCATAGGTAGATTAGGCGTACATAAACTTGGCAAAAAAATAAAACTTTTTTCAAAAACAGCTAAAAATAAAGAAGTTGAATTGTTCATTGATTGGACGGAATTGGAGCATGCCAAACAAATTGAAGACTTCGGTATCGAGGTAACTGAAAATGAAATTCCGAAATATTATCCAAACGGGAAAACCGGGACAAAAATTATTATTGAAGACTTAAAATCACAATGGGATAGAAGACAAATACGGGAAGTGTACCGAAATTTATTATCCTTGAATAGCCCTTTCGCTAATAATAGCGATTCTTTTGATGTCGATATTTATAGTAATGAAAATATTTTTGAAGGTTTGCCAAAATTTGAAGATATTATAGAAAACGGTGGATTATATTTTGGCAGCTGTACACTCAAAGGCAAAAAAGTTCGAGAATTTAAATACGAGTTTCGTCCTTGGAGTACATTGGATAAACTTGAAGGAAGAAAAGTGCTTATATCCGATTTGTCGGAAGAAGACTTATGTATTAAAGGGTTGAAAGAACTTGAAGACAAAAAAAGACCGGTTGAATATAATATTGATTTGGATGAACTTCAAATCGGAGAGATTAAATTTGACATAATTATTTTTGAAAAAGATGCGGCTATTTTTAATTTTGTAAATACGGAAAAGAAAAGTATAAATGATTATTTAAGTGAAAATGGAGGAATACGAGTATATCGAGATAATGTTCGAGTCTATGATTACGGAGAGCGAGATAACGATTGGCTCGGCATTGACTTAAAAAGAGTGCATCGAGTCGGCGGAAATATCAGTAATAATATCGTTCTTGGTTCGGTAAGATTAAATAGACGCGACAGTATCGGATTAAGAGAAAAAACAAATAGGGAAGGATTTATTGAAGATGAATGTTATAACGCATTTGTAGATGCAATAAACTATGTTTTGAATATATTTGTAAGAGAGCGAAATGTTGATAAAACGCATTTAACGACATTATATAAAACACATAAAGTTATTGAACCCGTACTTTCCGATTTAGGTGAAGTTATTAATCTGGTTGAAGAGAAAGTTGCCAATGAATTAGACAAAAAAGAAATTTTAAAATATTTATATAGAATAAATGATCAGTATAAAGATGTAAAAGAAACTCTTATAAAAAGTGCCAATGCGGGACTAAATTTAAGTGTTGTTATCCATGAAATCGACAAACTGACAGCTGCGCTCCTCGGCTGTGCCAAACGCGGAGATAATAATAAAATAATCGAACTTTCTTTACGATTGGAAAAAATAGTGCGCGGCTATACTGCAATGATTAGAAAATCTGCAATAAAAGAGACTGAATTAGCAGATATTGTAAATATTGCACTTGAAAATTATGAGTTCCGGTTTTCAGATCATTTAATAAGCGTGCATCATAATTCCGACAATTGTAAACTGATGGCATTTTTAGCAAAAGCCGAAGCTATATCGGTTCTTACTAATTTGTTGGATAATTCCATTTATTGGCTAAGCTATGCAAGAAAAGAAGATAGAAAAATATCCGTTTATATAACAGGGCAAATTGCTAATTATAATTCCATCATTGTGAGCGATAACGGTCCCGGATTTAATATACCTGCCGATGTCGCCGTACAACCGTTTATAACCGGTAAACCTTATAATATTGGTATGGGGCTCGGTTTGCATATTGTCAATGAAATGATGAATGCAATGAAAGGCAAATTATTGTTTTTGGATGAAAATGATATTGAATTACCAAAATATATCAAAGATAATCAAATTGATAAAGCAATTATTGCTTTATGTTTTCCGAGAGTCTAAATTTGGATGTTCCCGATGAGATTATGCAGCGAATCGAAAGCGATATTGAGCAAAGCGAAAAAAAACCTAAAATCAGTATGGGTGGTTTAAATAAAGCACTTATGAGTGTAGCGCCTGAGTATAAGAGTAGGATGAGAATTTCTGTTATTTTTGCCTGCATTGGGGAGCTTTTTAGTTTTTCTACTTATTTCTTTAGTGCTTATGCAGCAGGATGGCTTATAAAAAATGCCGGGGGTAATCCGGTCAGCTTTCATGCACTATTGAAATATGCTTTTTTTGCAATAGGATCACTGCTCCTTTACTTTATATTTACAGGATTTAGCACAACCATTTCACATAAAACCTCATTTTCCATACTTGCAAAACTTAGACGGACTTTGTTTGAAAAATTAAAGGTAATTCCAATGGGGTACTTGGTGGATAATTCTGTAGGTAAAATTAAGGTAATTATCATGGATCGAGTAGCAGATATGGAAGACTGGGTAGCCCATTTGATGCCTGAACTACCTAGCAGGCTTTTGCATCCGATACTTTGCACAGTTATTTTGTTTTATTTAGATTGGCGCATAGGATTATCAATATTTGTGCCGCTACCAATTGTTTTTGTCGGGATGATTACAATGATGTATAAATACCGTAGTAGAATGGCGGTGTGGTTATCAAGTTATGCAAATGTTGCCGACAGAAGTGCTGAGTATGTTCGTGGAATCCCTGTAATCAAAGCATTTGCACAAGACAAAGTTTCGTATGGTAAATTTGCAGATGCGGTAAAATTCTACCATTTTTCAACGATGAAATGGTGGAAGCAAAGTTGGTTTGGCAAAGCACTGATGACGGCAGCAATGATGACACCACAGATAGTGAGCTTGCCTTTAGCTTTCTATTTATATGGGAATGGGCAAATAGGCATTGAAACATTGCTTTTATCACTTATTCTGCCAATTGCTATTCTTCCGCAGGCTTTTGCAATCATGATGAGTTTTGAACTTTTTCAGATGGCTTCTAATACTTGGGTATCCATACAAGAATTGCTTGATATGCCTGCCCAAAAACGTCCTGATGCAGAAAATAAAGTTACTATAGATAGGGGCAAGGGAATAAAATTTGATAATGTAAGTTTTTCTTATCATGACGGAACTGAGGTATTGCATAATATTTCTTTTGAAACAAGCCCCGGAGAAGTGACTGCACTTGTCGGACCTTCAGGTGGCGGAAAATCTACAATTGCAAAGCTTTTGGCAGGCTTTTGGGATCAGTCATCGGGTAAAATTTCCATTGGTAATGTGGATACAAAGAATATTTCATTTAAGCAGCTTGCTGAAGAGATTTCTTTTGTTTCACAAGATAACTTTCTTTTTGATGTAAGCCTTAGAGATAATATTCGTCTTGGAAAGCCTAATGCATCCGAAGATGAAATTATTGCGGCAGCAAAAGCTGCTCATTGTCATGATTTTATTACGGCACTTCCTAATGGGTATGATACCAAAGCAGGAGAAGCAGGAGGAGCAATGTCAGGCGGTGAAAGACAACGGATAACCCTTGCAAGAGCAATTTTGAAACCTGCATCAACCATTATTTTGGATGAGGCGACAGCTTATGCCGATCCTGAAAATGAAGCTCTCATCCAAGAAGCAATATCGAATCTAGTAAAGGGGAAAAATCTTGTGATGGTTGCTCATAGGTTAAATACAATCAAGCAGGCACACCAAATAATTCTAATCGATAAAGGTCAAATTATAGCCAAGGGTAAACATGAAGAACTGATGGAAGAGCCACTTTATGCAAGCCTGTGGAAACAATATTTAGGGGAGGAATAAGACATGGAGTTTATAAGATTATCATTCAAACTGGCAGGACAGTATAAAAATCGTCTTAAGGCAGGAATGTTTCTTATTTTTCTGCAAAATGCTTCAATGCTGTTTGGATTTTTCGCTCTCTTTCTTGCATTCGGTTGGATGAATGAAACTACATGGGAGCATATTTGGACAATTTTCGGAGTGCTTTTTGCTTCCTTTCTTTTTAATTTTTTGACAGGCTGGGCGAAAAGCGGTCTTAGTGATGGTGTTTTCTTTGGCATTTTCAAGGACTACAGACTTGCAGTTGGCGAAAAACTTAAAAAGGCGCCTATGGGATATTTTGCAGAACAAAGTCTATCAAGAATTATGGCGGCATTTACCAATGTTATGAAGAGTCTTGAAAATTACTCTGCAATGAGTATCGACTTTGCTGTTTCAGGCATTTCAATATCCTTTTTCCTGTTGGTTGGGATGTTCGGTGTAAATACTAAAATTGGATTTTTAACTTTAAGTTGTTTAATACTTATTTGGCTATGCGTGTCTCTTATGATTAATCAAGCAAAAAAAGAGATTGCACGTGAACATGCAGCTATTACAAAGGTCGGTGATGCGTTAGTTGACAGCATTAGCGGGATTCCTGTGCTTCGGAGTTTTCCCTTTGCAGATGAAGGTGTTGTTGAAGAAATTCATTCTAAATTGAATAATGCTTCTGAGGAGCTTAGACTTTCTCAAGTGCATTTTGAAATTGTCTTTGTTATTTATGCGAGAATTTTTTCTACTATCATTAATCTTTCGAGTCTGCTTGTTACATTATTTTCTTGTTATCTTTATACGAAAGGGGAAGTTTTATTACCACAAGCGCTCACTGTTTCGGCTGCCGGCTTTATGATTTTCGGCGGTTTAAAACAACTTGAAAATGCAGCCATCCTCATGGTTAAGAATCCCGCCAATATGCAATATTTGGATGAGGTTTTAGATATTCCTGAAATAAGTGACGGGACTTTGGAAGTTATGGAAAATCAGGATATCGTCTTTGATAAGGTGAGCTTTAGTTACGACAAAGGGAATCCTGTTTTAAAAGAGCTTTCATTTACTATTCCACAAGGGTCAAAGACAGCTATCGTAGGACCGTCAGGATCCGGAAAAACGACAATAAT contains these protein-coding regions:
- a CDS encoding DNA cytosine methyltransferase, which produces MGKGNIKYKAIDFFCGGGGMTCGLRQAGIDVIAGVDLDATAKETYEYNNPQSVFIEADIKKLETGYFEHTFKIKKNDDSLIFVGCSPCQFYSIINTDKKKSLQSKDLLLDFARFVEYYKPGYVLVENVPGIRTNKESILPEFLLKLKNIGYEKIVYKVIDMAYYGVPQHRKRFSLIATRLKNVTVDLPVPEKKIINLSSVIGVKNGFPPVKAGNKDRSDFNHTVSGLSAKCLARLKKTKHNGGSRSDWADDPELQLKCFVGKDSAFQDTYGRMRWDRPAPTITTKFFSISNGRFGHPEENRALSIREGATLQTFPKNYVFKTNNISTAARLIGNAVPPEYARRLGEVINKSGDTI
- a CDS encoding ATP-binding protein; this translates as MKRHFSITPRIIAHFGEDLIKNESIAILELVKNSYDACASKCKVEFTSENKMIKKIVISDDGTGMNADTIQNVWLVIGTDHKKTTKKNECGRYPLGEKGIGRLGVHKLGKKIKLFSKTAKNKEVELFIDWTELEHAKQIEDFGIEVTENEIPKYYPNGKTGTKIIIEDLKSQWDRRQIREVYRNLLSLNSPFANNSDSFDVDIYSNENIFEGLPKFEDIIENGGLYFGSCTLKGKKVREFKYEFRPWSTLDKLEGRKVLISDLSEEDLCIKGLKELEDKKRPVEYNIDLDELQIGEIKFDIIIFEKDAAIFNFVNTEKKSINDYLSENGGIRVYRDNVRVYDYGERDNDWLGIDLKRVHRVGGNISNNIVLGSVRLNRRDSIGLREKTNREGFIEDECYNAFVDAINYVLNIFVRERNVDKTHLTTLYKTHKVIEPVLSDLGEVINLVEEKVANELDKKEILKYLYRINDQYKDVKETLIKSANAGLNLSVVIHEIDKLTAALLGCAKRGDNNKIIELSLRLEKIVRGYTAMIRKSAIKETELADIVNIALENYEFRFSDHLISVHHNSDNCKLMAFLAKAEAISVLTNLLDNSIYWLSYARKEDRKISVYITGQIANYNSIIVSDNGPGFNIPADVAVQPFITGKPYNIGMGLGLHIVNEMMNAMKGKLLFLDENDIELPKYIKDNQIDKAIIALCFPRV
- a CDS encoding ABC transporter ATP-binding protein — protein: MDVPDEIMQRIESDIEQSEKKPKISMGGLNKALMSVAPEYKSRMRISVIFACIGELFSFSTYFFSAYAAGWLIKNAGGNPVSFHALLKYAFFAIGSLLLYFIFTGFSTTISHKTSFSILAKLRRTLFEKLKVIPMGYLVDNSVGKIKVIIMDRVADMEDWVAHLMPELPSRLLHPILCTVILFYLDWRIGLSIFVPLPIVFVGMITMMYKYRSRMAVWLSSYANVADRSAEYVRGIPVIKAFAQDKVSYGKFADAVKFYHFSTMKWWKQSWFGKALMTAAMMTPQIVSLPLAFYLYGNGQIGIETLLLSLILPIAILPQAFAIMMSFELFQMASNTWVSIQELLDMPAQKRPDAENKVTIDRGKGIKFDNVSFSYHDGTEVLHNISFETSPGEVTALVGPSGGGKSTIAKLLAGFWDQSSGKISIGNVDTKNISFKQLAEEISFVSQDNFLFDVSLRDNIRLGKPNASEDEIIAAAKAAHCHDFITALPNGYDTKAGEAGGAMSGGERQRITLARAILKPASTIILDEATAYADPENEALIQEAISNLVKGKNLVMVAHRLNTIKQAHQIILIDKGQIIAKGKHEELMEEPLYASLWKQYLGEE
- a CDS encoding ABC transporter ATP-binding protein; translation: MEFIRLSFKLAGQYKNRLKAGMFLIFLQNASMLFGFFALFLAFGWMNETTWEHIWTIFGVLFASFLFNFLTGWAKSGLSDGVFFGIFKDYRLAVGEKLKKAPMGYFAEQSLSRIMAAFTNVMKSLENYSAMSIDFAVSGISISFFLLVGMFGVNTKIGFLTLSCLILIWLCVSLMINQAKKEIAREHAAITKVGDALVDSISGIPVLRSFPFADEGVVEEIHSKLNNASEELRLSQVHFEIVFVIYARIFSTIINLSSLLVTLFSCYLYTKGEVLLPQALTVSAAGFMIFGGLKQLENAAILMVKNPANMQYLDEVLDIPEISDGTLEVMENQDIVFDKVSFSYDKGNPVLKELSFTIPQGSKTAIVGPSGSGKTTIINLISRFYDVDSGEIRLGNKDIRDYKVESLLKNLSLVFQNVYLFQDTIENNIRFANPKASHEEVVEAAKKARCHNFIMELPDGYNTMVGEGGSSLSGGEKQRISIARALLKNAPIILLDEATSSVDPENEYEILAAIEELSKGHTVVSIAHRLSTVKKADQILVIDDGKLVQEGKHNDLINREGIYSAFIKARERAASWRL